A DNA window from Paenibacillus andongensis contains the following coding sequences:
- a CDS encoding dihydrodipicolinate synthase family protein: MSIFKPLTPEKYRALHEGQVIPAHPLALNAAREMDERRQRALTRYYMASGTGGIAVAVHTTQFEIRDKEHNLFEKVLKLASEEVKNAKLNRPFLQVAGICGPTEQAVYEAETAVGLGYDLGLVSMGGLQSWTENDLLKRIAKIAEIIPVFGFYLQPSVGGRVLSYDFWKEFANISGVAGIKMAPFNRYQTIDVVRAVCNSERRDEIALYTGNDDNIVNDLLTTYHFVVNGNKVEKKIVGGLLGHWSVWTQKAVELLDAIKLVRNDESLSSHWLTRNIEVTDSNAAFFDTANGFAGCIAGIHEVLRRQGLLEGRWCLNPEEGLSNGQMEEIDRVYRNYPSLNDDEFVKKHLSEWLAD, encoded by the coding sequence ATGAGTATATTCAAACCACTTACTCCGGAAAAATACAGAGCGCTGCACGAAGGTCAGGTTATTCCCGCACATCCGCTTGCGTTAAACGCTGCAAGAGAAATGGACGAACGCAGGCAAAGAGCCTTGACACGTTATTATATGGCTTCAGGAACTGGCGGCATCGCAGTTGCTGTGCATACGACACAGTTTGAGATCAGGGACAAGGAGCATAATCTTTTCGAAAAGGTACTGAAATTAGCATCCGAAGAAGTGAAGAATGCCAAGTTAAACAGACCTTTCCTTCAAGTAGCCGGCATATGCGGCCCAACCGAGCAAGCCGTTTATGAAGCGGAAACAGCAGTGGGTCTCGGATATGATCTCGGTCTAGTCAGCATGGGAGGACTTCAGAGCTGGACAGAGAATGACTTACTGAAGCGAATTGCCAAAATCGCGGAGATCATTCCGGTATTCGGCTTTTACCTACAGCCTTCCGTCGGTGGGAGAGTACTAAGCTACGATTTCTGGAAAGAATTTGCGAACATTTCCGGCGTGGCGGGAATCAAAATGGCACCGTTTAACCGTTATCAAACGATCGATGTCGTGCGTGCTGTATGTAATTCTGAGCGAAGAGATGAAATCGCTCTGTATACAGGCAATGACGATAATATTGTGAATGATCTGCTGACCACATACCATTTTGTCGTTAACGGAAACAAGGTTGAGAAAAAAATAGTGGGCGGTTTGTTGGGTCATTGGTCTGTTTGGACGCAAAAGGCTGTTGAACTCTTGGATGCCATCAAACTTGTACGAAACGATGAAAGTCTAAGTTCCCACTGGTTGACGCGCAATATTGAAGTAACGGACTCTAATGCGGCATTTTTCGACACAGCGAATGGATTTGCGGGCTGTATAGCCGGGATTCATGAGGTGCTTAGGAGACAAGGTCTTTTGGAAGGACGTTGGTGTTTAAATCCCGAAGAAGGGCTCTCTAACGGACAAATGGAGGAAATTGACCGCGTCTATCGCAATTATCCGAGCTTGAACGACGATGAATTTGTTAAGAAGCACTTATCTGAATGGTTAGCAGATTGA
- a CDS encoding GTP cyclohydrolase IIa: METPNLSDEIKNEVEVLLLCGPVPYRKVLEKVKSVVPVHYVRYNETGLYKAFYNIQKKLAKVNGNYQIVGNAISVDTVTPIMVKRFLEEIDEQDLQIICYEEASNPTREQLLEFHKDCFNKGLTSGALTGIHSISAELNDIGILNEWMVPTTQDIVVALERALLSTDARKSKESQIVVGLINVDGFGKIVDRHNSEHEIQKLKLNIHRILLDYVDSLRGHLTHLGGDEYLFFTTRGIFEQETAGYKRVPLASEIYRSYQLTLSIGVGFGRTANEAGSNARSALRKSKEASGNSCFIVREDRGILGPLEMVDAQVKDLELVNPDFIKKAENANMTSPYLSRLLVTYARTGKKEYNVQELALLLNITVRSTHRLLLEWSDTGLVRTSGMEKMPKGRPRQIFEFAFLDESMNN, translated from the coding sequence ATGGAAACACCAAATTTATCCGATGAAATAAAGAATGAAGTCGAAGTTTTGTTATTATGCGGTCCTGTCCCTTACCGAAAAGTGCTGGAGAAAGTGAAATCGGTCGTACCTGTTCATTACGTGAGGTATAACGAGACCGGACTATATAAGGCTTTTTACAACATCCAAAAAAAGCTTGCCAAGGTAAATGGTAATTATCAAATTGTTGGAAATGCCATAAGTGTAGATACGGTAACTCCGATCATGGTAAAACGATTTTTGGAAGAAATCGATGAACAAGATTTGCAAATCATTTGCTATGAAGAGGCCAGCAACCCGACAAGGGAACAACTGTTGGAGTTCCATAAAGATTGTTTTAACAAAGGTTTGACCTCGGGAGCGCTCACTGGAATCCATTCCATTTCGGCAGAATTAAATGATATAGGTATCCTCAATGAATGGATGGTACCAACCACGCAGGACATCGTTGTTGCTCTAGAGAGAGCGCTTCTATCGACGGATGCAAGAAAAAGTAAGGAATCACAGATCGTAGTTGGTTTGATTAATGTGGATGGCTTTGGCAAAATCGTCGATCGCCATAACTCGGAGCATGAAATTCAAAAGCTGAAGCTCAATATTCACCGAATTTTGCTGGATTATGTGGACTCTTTACGAGGTCATCTCACGCATCTGGGAGGAGATGAATATTTATTTTTTACAACCAGGGGGATATTTGAACAAGAAACGGCTGGATACAAAAGAGTTCCTCTGGCATCAGAAATCTATAGATCCTATCAGTTAACGTTAAGTATTGGTGTTGGATTCGGCAGAACGGCCAATGAAGCGGGCTCGAATGCAAGATCGGCCTTGCGGAAATCCAAGGAAGCGAGCGGCAACTCATGCTTTATCGTTAGAGAGGACAGAGGCATACTTGGACCTTTGGAGATGGTGGATGCCCAGGTGAAAGATTTGGAATTGGTGAATCCTGACTTTATTAAAAAAGCAGAGAACGCCAATATGACTTCTCCTTACTTAAGCAGGCTGCTTGTCACCTATGCCCGTACCGGCAAGAAAGAGTATAACGTTCAAGAATTAGCTTTGCTGCTCAATATTACGGTTAGAAGCACCCATCGATTACTGCTCGAATGGTCGGATACAGGTTTAGTCCGGACAAGCGGTATGGAGAAAATGCCGAAAGGCCGTCCACGGCAAATTTTCGAGTTTGCGTTTCTGGATGAAAGCATGAACAACTAA
- a CDS encoding NAD-dependent epimerase/dehydratase family protein — translation MKTIHDLETKLAQPSSALINDIAALDGDILLLGIGGKMGPSLARLAMNAIKEAGVNKKVIGASRFSSEGLKQELEGDGVETISVDLLNDQQLQQLPDVKNVIYMAGNKFGTMGNEHFTWAMNAYLPGRVAEKYKNSRIVAFSTGNVYPFTPVAHGGATEDTATGPIGEYGQSCLGRERIFEHFSRKYNTPLTIFRLNYAVDLRYGVLLEIAKSVKAGKPINITMGNVNCIWQGDANEMAIRSLNIASSPPNFLNVSGPETLSMRWAANMFGQRFGVEPIFVGEESPTALLSNSAKAHQLFGYPQVSMQQMIEWTAEWCLADGHTWNKPTHFQEREGKY, via the coding sequence ATGAAAACAATCCACGACTTAGAAACAAAGCTAGCTCAGCCTTCGTCCGCTTTAATCAATGATATTGCAGCACTCGATGGGGATATTCTGTTACTTGGTATTGGCGGTAAGATGGGACCTAGTTTGGCTAGGTTAGCCATGAACGCGATCAAAGAAGCCGGTGTAAATAAAAAGGTGATCGGCGCTTCGCGGTTCTCTTCCGAAGGCTTAAAACAAGAACTGGAAGGAGACGGTGTTGAAACGATTTCTGTTGATTTATTGAACGATCAACAGCTTCAGCAGCTGCCTGATGTGAAGAATGTGATTTATATGGCGGGAAATAAATTTGGCACGATGGGGAATGAACATTTTACATGGGCAATGAATGCTTACCTCCCTGGACGTGTTGCGGAAAAATATAAAAACTCTCGAATTGTCGCTTTTTCTACAGGGAATGTGTACCCATTCACACCGGTTGCTCATGGAGGAGCTACAGAAGATACGGCGACAGGCCCGATCGGAGAGTATGGTCAATCTTGTTTAGGTCGTGAGCGAATTTTTGAGCATTTTTCCCGTAAGTATAATACGCCATTGACCATTTTCAGACTGAATTATGCGGTGGATTTGCGCTATGGCGTGCTTTTGGAAATAGCGAAATCAGTTAAAGCAGGGAAACCTATCAACATCACCATGGGCAATGTGAACTGTATTTGGCAGGGGGATGCGAATGAAATGGCTATTCGTTCTTTGAATATTGCCAGTTCCCCGCCTAACTTCTTAAATGTATCCGGTCCTGAAACGTTATCGATGCGTTGGGCGGCAAATATGTTTGGCCAAAGATTTGGTGTAGAACCTATCTTTGTAGGTGAAGAATCGCCTACAGCTTTATTGAGCAATTCTGCAAAAGCCCATCAGTTGTTCGGTTATCCTCAAGTTTCCATGCAGCAAATGATTGAATGGACTGCCGAGTGGTGTTTGGCTGATGGTCACACTTGGAATAAACCAACCCATTTCCAAGAGCGGGAGGGGAAATATTAA